The Drosophila sulfurigaster albostrigata strain 15112-1811.04 chromosome 3, ASM2355843v2, whole genome shotgun sequence genomic sequence CtgaatgaatgtgtgtgtgtgtgtgtgtgtatgtgtgtattgctgttgtagttgtagctaACTTTTGCGGCCTTATCTGGCATAGACTGCACTCCAGGCATGAAGGCTATGATTTAAGCACAAACTTCTACCGCCCGACTTTGTCTTCAGCTGCAGCGAACACtcattgctgccgctgccgctgctgctgttgctgctgcaacttctACTTACCGCCAGGAACTTGCACAATtaactatattttaattggcCCTGTGTGCCGTCGCCTGGTgtagtaatttatttacaatttttacgCTCATTTTACTGACTGACAGCACAAATGCGAAATGAGTACAAAACCACACACAGAGTGGAGAAGAGGACAACACCGTCCGAGCAAACGTCCGATGGTTGCACAAATGCATTACTCATGCACTTTGCTCAACACTTCTCTCTGTGTTAATTTTATGCTACCCGTTTTTCTCCTGACCTCTGTGTACgtttgtttaaatattcattgcAAATTCCAATTGCATTTGCGCTTAAATtggcaatgccaacaacaaaagaaacagcATCAGCTGCATCTGAacgaatttgtttttctcggTTTTTCTTCTACCTTGTGTTgaattgtgtgttgtgtatgtgtgttggttgGCCTGGTCAGACTCAATTTGGTTGAAATGCCAGGCCGTTTGTGGTGCGAGTCGTTTGAATTTGGTTGGCCGATTGCATAgtttgtttaaatgttttcttttttcaatttgccgaGAATATGAACAAACTAAATGAGATTTTAAATGAAGTATGTTGAAGAGAGCTGATAGTCAAATTTATCAAAGATTTACTTTTCTAATCAGACACATCAATAAgcaaaatctaaaaaaatttaagattcAGGTGGtgttcaaaaataaaaacaaatatgttcACGATCATACAAAATTATCTGAACTGCTGGTTAAATTGATGAAAGATTAGCTTATGGAATGGAATTAGAGAAAACTAAAAtaccaataaaaaaatgaaacagcaaatataattaaaaacaacaaaaaagtaaacatttaGATTTTAATGGTGTAAAAACAATATACTGATTCAAAGTGAAGTGATATTAAAAGAATTATCcgatttctttattaaatttaccaaagattttcttattaatttttaataacagtaaactattttaagaataattaaatcctttgaaaacaaaatataaaaaacacattaaatttCAGATcgttttcataaataaaaacaaatatgctattaatttcaaatgattattattattaagtattaCTAAAAGAATTATCTGAGTTGATAGTTACATTgatcaaatatatttgtatttaattagatggttttaaaaaataaaaacaattatgtTAATAGCTCGCACTATGATTgtgaaattgagaaaaattaGTTGCTCTCTAAACTAtgctaatatttatttgcacaaaCCACATCAATTCAAACAAAACTAATCCCAAAAAGCCCATAAATAAAGGAAATCAGCGCTATGCAATCTCAGCATTAAAATTTACACCAAAAATTTTAcgaaaattttatataaaagcaataaattaaatttgctctttcaatgttgaaatttgcaaaaataatttgggcataaataaatgtttagcCGAACTAAGTagaaactaattttaaatggtGGACACAAATAAGCCAAAAAcctcaaatataaaatgcaattgaaaatgcataaattaaattggtcATAAAATaggcaaagccaaaggcaggcattaaaatgcatatagtataatatGCATGgagataaattaatttaagctAAAGCTTTGGCGACAGCCAAGCAAACCAATTAATGtgtaccacacacacacgtacactcTCAAAACCAGAAAACCATAACCGAAATGTAAATTCAAAGCCAAACACCAAAATGACATCAATTTGCGCTCATATTTCAtaagcgcagcagcagcagccaaagcagaagtagaagcagCGGCAATGTAAATGCTATTAAAAGCATTACGATGAACCCAGTGACAACCTTATATCCAGTGATGGAGAgagaataagagagagagagagaagttcAGAGATCGTAAATTATAGCCAAGGCAATCGAATGCGACTCCTGACTCGAcattgtgctgctgctgctgctgcttcgactgCTTCTGCCTCTGTGTCTTTGTCTGCAATGGCAAAAAGATTTATGTCTTTCACTGCACTCCTCAGTACTCTCAGTATTCGCAGAGCACAGCATCAATAAATGTAGTACCAagctgcgtatgcgcaatattttaattatgcaagcaattgaaaaattggcacacacacacacatgctcagAGCTCATGCCAAGGCAACGTCCTTAATATGTTGCAATTCTGCACGCGGGTGCAAGTAGGCGAAATTGAGTTCAAAGCTCAAACGACTTTTCAGCGCACTGACTCGCAGTGTTAACTTATTGAGCTGCTTTCAGTAAGTTAAGtatctgtctctgtgtgtgtatgtgtgtgtgtgtgtgtgtgagcactTAATGAGCTCATTTtgtcactgtgtgtgtgcatgggAATGTGTCTGCTTGCCGCCTGCTTTTTTAATCCATTAAGGCTTTTGATATTTTGGGCTCGTTAGTGATTCTCGCACTACGTTGTGTTGCACAGAATTGAATGCTttggaaatttattaaagattcTTGAATATTGCAGCTAATTGCAttcatcatttattattttaactgCTAATGTTAAGCAACGTGAGTCAGAGTgcaaagaaatcaaaatattaagtGAAATTCATCtttaaaaacaacttaaatGATTAgagaattaatttaattaagatttAATCGTAAGTTGGTGGTAAACAGAGTGTgttaataaaacattaataTGCTTCtacatctcagagactataagagatagagccatcatttttatacccgctacccatagggtagaagggtattataactttgtgccggcaggaaatgtatgtaacaggtagaacgaggcatctccgaccctataaagtatatatattcttgatcagcatcaacagccgagacgatatagccatgtccgtctgtccgtatgaacacctacatagatcttagagactataagagatcaagtttgtttcaaatttttgccacgcccacttccgctcccgcaaattaataataataagagtaatattaaagctagacttgcgaattttggtatatacaataataacaatggtatttgtgattcctgatATACACGCTCGCCTATATTAGTATCTGTATGCATACAGGATTCAtaagcaatgcgatagctGTGGTGGTAGATTGCAAGCCGAGCATGTTGTGGTGCTTGGGTTTGAGcccgctcggggtacaaactttttttttggttttaccaCCCGGTCGGTGGTGCTGGTGTTCAAATCCCGATCgagaatacatgcatatttctatttaatattttgagattgtattttgcttttattcaaaatgggtatcgagtatctcacaatcgagcacactcgactgtagctttcttacttgttcaaGTGTTGAAGAGGTTCTATTAGTCTTCTAAAATCATATCGTGACGCCCTTTTGTTTATTCTTGATCATAGTAGGCGAATTTGTTTGAGGCGGCCTTTACATAGTTTCTAGAATATTGAGCTCATTCATATTGGAGCTCAGTCGTGCTTTTGTGTATATAAGAAGAGagcaaatttgtttcaattttatttgctgatattttgtagtctgattcattcatattttcaatctCGAAAGCGCTGAACATCAATTTTTCTTCATAGATTTTGTGTtctgaagaaaataaaaactaaaactatgAATTGGTGAGTACTTTCGTTGAATTATTTTTCGCAAACTTGTATTCAACAAAGAATTGTTTCAGGCTTGGAAAATCGTTGACTGCAATTCTGGATTCTGAGCGCAACACCGATTGTAAATTTATCATCGATGATAATGTCTATTTAGGCCATAAATTGATCTTCTCGTGTGCGTCGGAAGTTTTTGAGCGCATGTGCTATGGAAACTTTATCGAGGGAACGACTGGAGAGATTAAGCTAACAGACGTGGAGCCCGAAACTTTCGTAATGTTTCGAAATTTTATCTATAGCGGCGACTCGCAGATACATTGTAATGACGTAGCACAAATTATAAAGCTACTCGAATTCGGACATAAATATCTTGTGAGCAGCATTACGGACGCCTGCATTGAGAAGTTGAAAAATCGTTTAGATCAATGCAACATTATCGAACTTCCTGCCATATTTCAGTGCTCGCACGAACTTCAGAGTTCCTCATTATTTGTTATGGTCGATTCATATCTTAAAATGCGAGCAAGTGAAATAGTCAACCAAGCgaacatttttgattttttgattCCAGTGCACACATTcaagaatttaattatagtTCTTAGTGGACGTATTCCAGAGTTGATACGTTTTAAACTTATGTTATTGAACTTTACCTTCTTTTTAATGTCTTGTATACTAATGATTCTTATAAGGAAGAATTTCTTGACTTAATCTTTTTTGAAAAGTTCACACTTGAAGATTTCTATAATGGACCCGGCAAATCAAAGCTCATCGATTTTAAACGAAAGTACAAGCTAATGTATTATATTGCAAAAGCCCGGAATGTTAATTTGGTCTAAGATCTCATACTTTATAATAAAGTTCAACGTGCGCGGCAATGGACAGTAGTAATTGTTTATGTATTTGCATTGCTGTTATTTGTTTGCTCTTGTATAGTAATGTTCTTGGCTGCCATTTAATTTTCATCAGATTCGATCCGAATCCATTGCTGCCAAATGCCGTTATGTGACTTGCAACATTTCATCGTGGTGCACAGCATGGGAGAAACTCATTCGTATGCTAGCTACCcattgggtagaagggtattatatgggcaggaaatgtatataacaggcACAAGGAGGCACTGTCAATATGTCCGGCTaacttttttgttatattttaaatgaatgcagtagaataccaatataccaaataacgGTATGTTACAGTATATTTCAGGTAtataaattcggtatatttaaattataatatcaggtgttgtttttttttttgtccttCTGAATATGAGTGGCgtgtataattaatttaaataataaatttattttaaaagttgaaTTAACGGAAAATCAATGTATGTagtgggtgtggcaaaaattgtaaacaaacttgatctgcgtacaaatataacaaatggtAACAccgacacacagacggacatggctatatcgtctcggccgttgatgctgatcaagaatatatatattttatagggtcggagatgcctccttctacctgttacatacatttcctgccggcacaaagttataatacccttctaacttatgggtagcgggtataaaaatcgaataacaagcgtaattttaaagatagagcgaattttggtgtatacaaaatttaactacagtatttatgagtcctgaaaatttgattgcgagcagataaaattgtggaaggcatttgtatgggcaaattcgcctacttactgggggtctGAATTGTTTTATCCGACAATCTGGTAGATTGTGAcgtctatgatatattttgaatgcgatactatatcgatataccaaatgtaccattcggtatatttgtagtattttttttagtatattcggtatattttttaaacagtaccgcaatattttgtttttattcaaaatgggtagagggtatctgacagtcgagcacactcgactgtagctttcttacttgttcaaGTGTTGAAGAGGTTCTATTAGTATTCTAAAATCATATCGTGACGCCCTTTTGTTTATTCTTGATCATAGTAGGCGAATTTGTTTGAGGCGGCCTTTACATAGTTTCTAGAATATTGAGCTCATTCATATTGGAGCTCAGTCGTGCTTTTGTGTATATAAGAAGAGagcaaatttgtttcaattttatttgctgatattttgtagtctgattcattcatattttcaatctCGAAAGCGCTGAACATCAATTTTTCTTCATAGATTTTGTGTtctgaagaaaataaaaactaaaactatgAATTGGTGAGTACTTTCGTTGAATTATTTTTCGCAAACTTGTATTCAACAAAGAATTGTTTCAGGCTTGGAAAATCGTTGACTGCAATTCTGGATTCTGAGCGCAACACCGATTGTAAATTTATCATCGATGATAATGTTTATTTAGGCCATAAATTGATCTTCTCGTGTGCGTCGGAAGTTTTTGAGCGCATGTGCTATGGAAACTTTATCGAGGGAACGACTGGAGAGATTAAGCTAACAGACGTGGAGCCCGAAACTTTCGTAATGTTTCGAAATTTTATCTATAGCGGCGACTCGCAGATACATTGTAATGACGTAGCACAAATTATAAAGCTACTCGAATTCGGACATAAATATCTTGTGAGCAGCATTACGGACGCCTGCATTGAGAAGTTGAAAAATCGTTTAGATCAATGCAACATTATCGAACTTCTTGCCATATTTCAGTGCTCGCACGAACTTCAGAGTTCctcattattatcattatcattattattattatcattatttctTATGGCCGATTCATATCTTAAAATGCGAGCAAGTGAAATAGTCAACCAAGCgaacatttttgattttttgattCCAGTGCACACATTcaagaatttaattatagtTCTTAGTGGACGTATTCCAGAGTTGATACGTTTTAAACTTATTGAACTTTACCTTCATTTTAATGACTTGGATACTAATGATTCTTCCTATAAGGAAGAATTTCTtgacttaattttttttgaaaagttCACACTTGAAGATTTCTATAATGGACCCGGCAAATCAAAGCTCATCGATTTTAAACGAAAGTGCAAGCTAATGTATTATATTGCAAAAGCCCGGAATGTTAATTTGGACTAAGATCTCATACTTTATAATAAAGTTCAACGTGCGCGGCAATGGACAGTAGTAATTGTTTATGTATTTGCATTGCTGTTATTTGTTTGCTCTTGTATAGTAATGTTCTTGGCTGCCATTTAATTTTCATCAGATTCGATCCGAATCCATTGCTGCCAAATGCCGTTATGTGACTTGCAACATTTCATCGTGGTGCACAGCATGGGAGAAACTCATTCGTATGCTAGCTACCcattgggtagaagggtattatatgggcaggaaatgtatataacaggcACAAGGAGGCACTGTCAATATGTCCGGCTaactttttt encodes the following:
- the LOC133839989 gene encoding speckle-type POZ protein-like, translated to MNWLGKSLTAILDSERNTDCKFIIDDNVYLGHKLIFSCASEVFERMCYGNFIEGTTGEIKLTDVEPETFVMFRNFIYSGDSQIHCNDVAQIIKLLEFGHKYLVSSITDACIEKLKNRLDQCNIIELLAIFQCSHELQNFYNGPGKSKLIDFKRKCKLMYYIAKARNVNLD
- the LOC133839988 gene encoding uncharacterized protein LOC133839988; the protein is MNWLGKSLTAILDSERNTDCKFIIDDNVYLGHKLIFSCASEVFERMCYGNFIEGTTGEIKLTDVEPETFVMFRNFIYSGDSQIHCNDVAQIIKLLEFGHKYLVSSITDACIEKLKNRLDQCNIIELPAIFQCSHELQSSSLFVMVDSYLKMRASEIVNQANIFDFLIPVHTFKNLIIVLSGRIPELIRFKLMLLNFTFFLMSCILMILIRKNFLT